Proteins encoded in a region of the Balaenoptera musculus isolate JJ_BM4_2016_0621 chromosome 5, mBalMus1.pri.v3, whole genome shotgun sequence genome:
- the GNPDA2 gene encoding glucosamine-6-phosphate isomerase 2 isoform X1, with protein sequence MRLVILDNYDLASEWAAKYICNRIIQFRPGQDRYFTLGLPTGSTPLGCYKKLIEYHKNGDLSFKYVKTFNMDEYVGLPRNHPESYHSYMWNNFFKHIDIDPNNAHILDGNATDLQAECDAFEKKIKEAGGIDLFVGGIGPDGHIAFNEPGSSLVSRTRVKTLAMDTILANAKYFDGDLSKVPTMALTVGVGTVMDAREVMILITGAHKAFALYKAIEEGVNHMWTVSAFQQHPRTIFVCDEDATLELRVKTVKYFKGLMHVHNKLVDPLYSMKEAN encoded by the exons ATGAGGCTTGTAATTCTTGATAACTATGACTTGGCTAGTGAATGGGCAGCCAAATACATCTGTAATCGCATCATTCAATTCAGACCTGGACAGGACAGATATTTTACACTGGGTTTGCCAACAG GGAGTACACCTTTAGGATGTTATAAAAAACTAATAGAATATCACAAGAATGGAgacctttcttttaaatatgtgaagACCTTTAACATGGATGAGTATGTAG GACTTCCCAGAAATCATCCTGAAAGCTACcattcttatatgtggaataactTTTTTAAGCATATTGATATAGATCCTAATAATGCTCATATCCTTGATGGGAATGCTACAGATTTACAAGCAGAATGtgatgcatttgaaaagaaaataaaagaagctgGAGGAATTGATCTTTTTGTTGGAG GAATTGGTCCAGATGGTCATATTGCTTTCAATGAGCCAGGATCCAGTTTAGTATCAAGGACAAGAGTAAAGACTCTAGCAATGGACACCATTTTGGCAAATGCTAAATATTTTGATGGAGATTTATCAAAAGTGCCAACTATGGCTCTAACAGTTGGTGTGGGGACAGTGATGGATGCTAGAGAA GTAATGATCCTCATAACAGGTGCACACAAGGCATTTGCTCTCTACAAAGCAATAGAAGAAGGAGTCAATCACATGTGGACTGTTTCAGCTTTCCAGCAACATCCCCGAACTATTTTTGTATGTGATGAAGATGCTACTTTAGAATTAAGAGTTAAAACTGTGAAATACTTTAAAG
- the GNPDA2 gene encoding glucosamine-6-phosphate isomerase 2 isoform X2 — MRLVILDNYDLASEWAAKYICNRIIQFRPGQDRYFTLGLPTGSTPLGCYKKLIEYHKNGDLSFKYVKTFNMDEYVGLPRNHPESYHSYMWNNFFKHIDIDPNNAHILDGNATDLQAECDAFEKKIKEAGGIDLFVGGIGPDGHIAFNEPGSSLVSRTRVKTLAMDTILANAKYFDGDLSKVPTMALTVGVGTVMDAREVMILITGAHKAFALYKAIEEGVNHMWTVSAFQQHPRTIFVCDEDATLELRVKTVKYFKGPTPIAPIA, encoded by the exons ATGAGGCTTGTAATTCTTGATAACTATGACTTGGCTAGTGAATGGGCAGCCAAATACATCTGTAATCGCATCATTCAATTCAGACCTGGACAGGACAGATATTTTACACTGGGTTTGCCAACAG GGAGTACACCTTTAGGATGTTATAAAAAACTAATAGAATATCACAAGAATGGAgacctttcttttaaatatgtgaagACCTTTAACATGGATGAGTATGTAG GACTTCCCAGAAATCATCCTGAAAGCTACcattcttatatgtggaataactTTTTTAAGCATATTGATATAGATCCTAATAATGCTCATATCCTTGATGGGAATGCTACAGATTTACAAGCAGAATGtgatgcatttgaaaagaaaataaaagaagctgGAGGAATTGATCTTTTTGTTGGAG GAATTGGTCCAGATGGTCATATTGCTTTCAATGAGCCAGGATCCAGTTTAGTATCAAGGACAAGAGTAAAGACTCTAGCAATGGACACCATTTTGGCAAATGCTAAATATTTTGATGGAGATTTATCAAAAGTGCCAACTATGGCTCTAACAGTTGGTGTGGGGACAGTGATGGATGCTAGAGAA GTAATGATCCTCATAACAGGTGCACACAAGGCATTTGCTCTCTACAAAGCAATAGAAGAAGGAGTCAATCACATGTGGACTGTTTCAGCTTTCCAGCAACATCCCCGAACTATTTTTGTATGTGATGAAGATGCTACTTTAGAATTAAGAGTTAAAACTGTGAAATACTTTAAAG
- the GNPDA2 gene encoding glucosamine-6-phosphate isomerase 2 isoform X3 has product MRLVILDNYDLASEWAAKYICNRIIQFRPGQDRYFTLGLPTGLPRNHPESYHSYMWNNFFKHIDIDPNNAHILDGNATDLQAECDAFEKKIKEAGGIDLFVGGIGPDGHIAFNEPGSSLVSRTRVKTLAMDTILANAKYFDGDLSKVPTMALTVGVGTVMDAREVMILITGAHKAFALYKAIEEGVNHMWTVSAFQQHPRTIFVCDEDATLELRVKTVKYFKGLMHVHNKLVDPLYSMKEAN; this is encoded by the exons ATGAGGCTTGTAATTCTTGATAACTATGACTTGGCTAGTGAATGGGCAGCCAAATACATCTGTAATCGCATCATTCAATTCAGACCTGGACAGGACAGATATTTTACACTGGGTTTGCCAACAG GACTTCCCAGAAATCATCCTGAAAGCTACcattcttatatgtggaataactTTTTTAAGCATATTGATATAGATCCTAATAATGCTCATATCCTTGATGGGAATGCTACAGATTTACAAGCAGAATGtgatgcatttgaaaagaaaataaaagaagctgGAGGAATTGATCTTTTTGTTGGAG GAATTGGTCCAGATGGTCATATTGCTTTCAATGAGCCAGGATCCAGTTTAGTATCAAGGACAAGAGTAAAGACTCTAGCAATGGACACCATTTTGGCAAATGCTAAATATTTTGATGGAGATTTATCAAAAGTGCCAACTATGGCTCTAACAGTTGGTGTGGGGACAGTGATGGATGCTAGAGAA GTAATGATCCTCATAACAGGTGCACACAAGGCATTTGCTCTCTACAAAGCAATAGAAGAAGGAGTCAATCACATGTGGACTGTTTCAGCTTTCCAGCAACATCCCCGAACTATTTTTGTATGTGATGAAGATGCTACTTTAGAATTAAGAGTTAAAACTGTGAAATACTTTAAAG
- the GNPDA2 gene encoding glucosamine-6-phosphate isomerase 2 isoform X4, with translation MDEYVGLPRNHPESYHSYMWNNFFKHIDIDPNNAHILDGNATDLQAECDAFEKKIKEAGGIDLFVGGIGPDGHIAFNEPGSSLVSRTRVKTLAMDTILANAKYFDGDLSKVPTMALTVGVGTVMDAREVMILITGAHKAFALYKAIEEGVNHMWTVSAFQQHPRTIFVCDEDATLELRVKTVKYFKGLMHVHNKLVDPLYSMKEAN, from the exons ATGGATGAGTATGTAG GACTTCCCAGAAATCATCCTGAAAGCTACcattcttatatgtggaataactTTTTTAAGCATATTGATATAGATCCTAATAATGCTCATATCCTTGATGGGAATGCTACAGATTTACAAGCAGAATGtgatgcatttgaaaagaaaataaaagaagctgGAGGAATTGATCTTTTTGTTGGAG GAATTGGTCCAGATGGTCATATTGCTTTCAATGAGCCAGGATCCAGTTTAGTATCAAGGACAAGAGTAAAGACTCTAGCAATGGACACCATTTTGGCAAATGCTAAATATTTTGATGGAGATTTATCAAAAGTGCCAACTATGGCTCTAACAGTTGGTGTGGGGACAGTGATGGATGCTAGAGAA GTAATGATCCTCATAACAGGTGCACACAAGGCATTTGCTCTCTACAAAGCAATAGAAGAAGGAGTCAATCACATGTGGACTGTTTCAGCTTTCCAGCAACATCCCCGAACTATTTTTGTATGTGATGAAGATGCTACTTTAGAATTAAGAGTTAAAACTGTGAAATACTTTAAAG